A genomic region of Dactylococcopsis salina PCC 8305 contains the following coding sequences:
- the egtC gene encoding ergothioneine biosynthesis protein EgtC has product MCRLLGYLGSPVQIDQLLCQPKNSLVVQAYQPKEMELALMNADGFGIGWYHPEKETFPYTYKQITPIWSDLNLTQISRYVEASCWLGYVRSATPGLAVDLSNCQPFTSEGLSLSRPLLFTHNGYIDQFRKTLYRPIRLSLNDDVYLHIHGTTDSEHIFALILHQLYTQPKLSLVQAVETALNQLSDIAQAAGNVFFCANIVISDGQQLVASRFASNAKAPSLYWLENDPNYPDAVIIASEPLFEGNWKRCPEQSIIRVGEDGTVNTYQVAPRCYS; this is encoded by the coding sequence ATGTGTCGTCTTTTAGGATATCTCGGTTCACCCGTCCAAATTGATCAACTGCTTTGCCAACCGAAAAACTCCCTTGTTGTCCAAGCCTATCAACCGAAAGAAATGGAATTAGCATTAATGAACGCAGACGGCTTTGGGATTGGTTGGTATCATCCCGAAAAAGAAACCTTTCCCTACACTTATAAACAAATTACCCCAATTTGGAGCGATTTAAACCTAACCCAAATTAGTCGTTATGTGGAAGCCAGTTGCTGGTTAGGTTATGTTCGTAGTGCTACCCCTGGTTTAGCCGTTGATCTCAGCAACTGTCAGCCCTTTACTAGCGAAGGATTATCCTTATCTCGACCCCTATTATTCACTCATAACGGCTATATTGATCAGTTTCGGAAAACCCTCTATCGTCCCATTCGCCTTAGTTTAAACGATGACGTTTATCTGCACATTCACGGGACAACCGACTCAGAACATATTTTTGCCCTCATTCTCCATCAGTTATACACCCAACCGAAATTATCCCTCGTTCAAGCCGTAGAAACCGCCTTAAATCAACTCTCAGACATCGCCCAAGCCGCAGGAAATGTGTTTTTCTGTGCCAACATCGTCATCAGCGATGGACAGCAATTAGTCGCCAGTCGTTTTGCCAGTAACGCCAAAGCTCCCAGTCTCTATTGGTTAGAAAATGATCCCAACTATCCCGATGCGGTGATTATTGCGTCAGAACCCTTATTTGAGGGAAACTGGAAACGTTGTCCCGAACAAAGTATCATTCGTGTCGGAGAGGATGGAACAGTTAACACCTACCAAGTTGCACCGCGATGCTATTCGTAA
- the aroB gene encoding 3-dehydroquinate synthase produces MLSNLSVNLEQNSYQIAIAPNVLSEIGNYLKSLNVGNKILVVSNAMIFDEYGETLINAIQAANFSVSHHILPAGERHKTLLSIQKLYDQALENHLERSSTFIALGGGVIGDMTGFAAATWLRGVNVIQIPTSLLAMVDASIGGKTGVNHPQGKNLIGAFHQPKLVLIDPQVLKTLPHREFRAGMAEVIKYGVIWDADLFQQLEAAERLDELEYLSVELLQNILTHSCQAKADVVSKDEKEGGLRAILNYGHTVGHAIESLTGYSLVNHGEAVAIGMSVAGKIAVKMGYWSEVESQRQDQLIIKTGLPTTVPPMLEIDDILETLKSDKKVKAGKVRFVLPQQIGSATVTDQVTPDIISAVIKTCQEKS; encoded by the coding sequence ATGTTATCAAATCTCTCCGTTAACTTAGAACAAAATTCTTATCAAATCGCGATCGCGCCCAATGTTCTCTCTGAAATTGGCAACTATCTAAAGTCTCTCAACGTTGGGAATAAAATTTTAGTGGTTTCTAATGCCATGATTTTTGATGAATATGGAGAAACACTGATCAACGCAATTCAAGCGGCTAACTTTTCCGTTTCCCATCATATTTTACCCGCAGGAGAACGCCATAAAACTCTTCTTTCTATTCAAAAACTCTATGACCAGGCACTAGAAAATCATCTCGAACGATCGTCCACTTTTATTGCTTTAGGAGGAGGAGTCATCGGTGATATGACAGGTTTTGCTGCTGCGACTTGGTTAAGAGGCGTTAATGTTATTCAAATTCCCACCTCCCTTTTAGCAATGGTTGACGCATCGATCGGGGGGAAAACTGGAGTCAATCATCCCCAAGGAAAAAACCTCATTGGAGCATTTCATCAACCGAAATTAGTATTAATTGATCCCCAAGTGTTAAAGACACTTCCTCATCGAGAATTTCGCGCTGGCATGGCAGAAGTCATTAAATATGGAGTAATTTGGGATGCTGATTTATTCCAACAATTAGAAGCAGCAGAACGCCTCGACGAACTCGAATATTTAAGCGTAGAATTACTCCAAAACATTCTCACTCATTCCTGTCAAGCGAAAGCAGATGTTGTGAGTAAAGACGAAAAAGAAGGCGGTCTTCGTGCCATTTTAAACTATGGTCACACCGTCGGTCATGCCATTGAAAGTTTAACAGGATATAGTTTAGTTAATCATGGGGAAGCCGTCGCCATTGGAATGTCTGTTGCTGGTAAAATTGCGGTTAAAATGGGGTATTGGTCAGAAGTTGAAAGCCAACGTCAAGACCAATTAATCATCAAAACTGGATTACCGACGACTGTTCCTCCGATGTTAGAAATTGATGATATTTTAGAAACCTTGAAAAGTGATAAAAAAGTAAAAGCAGGAAAAGTCAGATTTGTTTTACCGCAGCAAATTGGAAGCGCAACCGTTACCGATCAAGTCACGCCAGACATCATCAGCGCCGTAATTAAAACCTGTCAAGAAAAATCATAA
- the minC gene encoding septum site-determining protein MinC has product MNENGYTTKEFSVRLKRDQKQVLLYLPPAPALEVVNDWLELWQQLNHRLNASEQFWEAETLVTLKAGDRLLDVSQLSAIAQTLENVKLHLSAVETTRRQTAVAAATAGYSVIQPPPVAPIKPSVSDRHFKHGEPLYLKTTIRSGMEIRHDGTVILLGDINPGGAIIAQGDIIIWGRLRGIAHAGVKGDRTCRIMCLQLQPTQLRIADVVARAPHTSPCQVQPEIAYISADGIRITRGLDFRKTHRYLSETEIWESLDH; this is encoded by the coding sequence ATGAATGAAAATGGTTACACCACAAAAGAGTTTTCAGTCCGTTTAAAACGAGATCAAAAACAGGTGTTGTTGTATCTGCCGCCAGCACCAGCATTAGAAGTAGTTAACGATTGGTTGGAGTTATGGCAACAATTGAATCATCGACTGAATGCGAGTGAGCAGTTTTGGGAGGCGGAAACCTTAGTCACTCTCAAAGCAGGCGATCGATTACTAGATGTTTCCCAACTGAGCGCGATCGCCCAGACACTAGAAAACGTCAAATTACACCTCTCCGCCGTAGAAACCACCCGTCGCCAAACCGCCGTTGCTGCTGCTACTGCAGGTTATTCCGTGATTCAACCGCCCCCTGTCGCCCCGATCAAGCCATCTGTGAGCGATCGACACTTCAAACACGGTGAGCCTTTATACTTAAAAACTACCATCCGCTCTGGCATGGAAATTCGACATGATGGCACTGTGATCCTCTTGGGAGATATTAACCCAGGAGGAGCAATTATTGCTCAAGGGGATATTATAATTTGGGGAAGATTGCGTGGCATTGCTCATGCGGGTGTCAAGGGCGATCGCACCTGTCGGATTATGTGCCTCCAACTGCAACCCACCCAATTAAGAATCGCTGATGTGGTGGCTCGCGCTCCCCATACCTCCCCCTGTCAAGTGCAACCAGAAATTGCCTATATCAGTGCCGATGGGATACGCATTACTCGCGGACTGGATTTTCGTAAAACCCACCGTTATCTCAGTGAAACGGAAATTTGGGAAAGCCTTGATCACTAA
- a CDS encoding DUF6887 family protein, protein MSKQELKKYFLEHREDKKAFQEYLDRRHQNSKPTTTADDPLFDSKIQEAIRQQINQNQRQS, encoded by the coding sequence ATGTCTAAACAAGAATTAAAAAAATATTTTCTTGAACATCGAGAAGATAAAAAAGCCTTTCAAGAATATTTAGATCGCCGTCATCAAAATTCTAAACCGACGACTACAGCAGATGATCCATTATTTGATAGTAAGATACAAGAAGCAATTAGACAACAAATTAATCAGAATCAAAGACAATCATAA
- a CDS encoding HAD-IB family phosphatase, with the protein MIEKERTQYAIFCDFDGTITAEDTFTGMLKTVAPHLCDQYLPDIYSRRLTLREGVKRIIQSIPSQSYSTMIEYVDQIPLRGGFVDLVEFSIEQDIPFHVVSGGLKDMVKRVLSQQTSGDSSLLEKVASITAVSIDQSQAYLQPISDYEGGTELVAKVEVMKQYPAVKTISIGDSITDLNIALNANISFARDRLANYLEEAEKFYYAWDDFFTVRDRLITIIN; encoded by the coding sequence ATGATAGAGAAAGAACGAACACAATATGCAATTTTCTGTGATTTTGATGGCACAATTACTGCAGAAGATACATTTACGGGAATGTTAAAAACGGTTGCACCGCATTTATGCGATCAATATCTTCCTGATATTTATTCTCGAAGATTAACCCTACGAGAGGGAGTAAAACGGATTATTCAGTCGATTCCGTCTCAGTCTTATTCGACGATGATTGAATATGTGGATCAGATTCCGTTGCGTGGGGGTTTTGTGGATTTAGTGGAATTTTCGATCGAGCAAGATATCCCGTTTCATGTGGTTTCTGGTGGTTTAAAAGATATGGTAAAACGAGTTTTAAGTCAACAAACAAGCGGCGATTCATCGTTATTAGAAAAAGTCGCCTCCATTACGGCGGTTTCTATTGATCAGAGTCAAGCCTATTTACAGCCGATTTCTGACTACGAAGGGGGAACCGAATTAGTCGCTAAAGTGGAAGTAATGAAACAATATCCTGCTGTAAAAACGATCTCGATCGGGGATTCCATCACGGATTTAAACATTGCTCTCAATGCTAACATTAGTTTCGCCCGCGATCGATTAGCGAATTATTTAGAAGAAGCAGAAAAGTTTTATTATGCTTGGGATGATTTCTTTACGGTGCGCGATCGGCTAATTACAATTATTAACTAA
- the minD gene encoding septum site-determining protein MinD — MSRVIVITSGKGGVGKTTIVANVGSALAKLGKKVAVVDADLGLRNLDLLLGLENRIVYTAIDVASGDCRLEQALVKDKHHSGLVLLPAAQSRGKEAITPEQMKDMVTRLAPDYDFVVIDCPAGIEMGFQNAIAPATEALIVTIPEVAAVRDADRVIGLLEANSISNIKLIVNRVRPEMIQANNMMSVEDILEVLAIPLTGIIPDDERVIVSSNRGEPLVLEEELSTLGVTLNNIARRLAGEEVTFLDLMESERSLLERIRRWFTEPI; from the coding sequence ATGAGTAGAGTTATTGTTATTACTTCTGGAAAAGGCGGCGTTGGTAAAACCACCATCGTTGCTAATGTTGGCAGTGCTTTGGCAAAATTAGGGAAAAAAGTAGCGGTCGTTGATGCGGATCTTGGGCTACGGAATTTAGACTTATTGTTAGGCTTGGAAAACCGAATCGTTTACACCGCGATCGATGTGGCGAGCGGAGACTGTCGCTTAGAACAGGCGTTAGTCAAAGATAAACATCATTCTGGCTTAGTATTACTACCAGCCGCGCAAAGTCGAGGGAAAGAAGCAATCACCCCCGAACAAATGAAAGACATGGTGACCCGACTTGCTCCAGATTACGATTTTGTTGTGATTGACTGTCCAGCAGGGATTGAAATGGGCTTTCAAAACGCGATCGCCCCAGCAACGGAAGCCCTAATTGTCACCATCCCCGAAGTCGCCGCCGTCAGAGATGCCGATCGAGTGATTGGACTATTAGAAGCCAACAGTATCAGTAATATTAAACTGATTGTCAATCGAGTGCGACCAGAAATGATCCAAGCCAACAACATGATGAGCGTCGAAGACATATTAGAAGTTCTCGCCATTCCTCTAACAGGAATTATCCCTGATGATGAGCGTGTTATCGTTTCTAGTAATCGCGGTGAACCTTTAGTATTAGAAGAGGAACTCTCCACTCTAGGCGTAACCCTTAATAACATTGCGCGACGTTTAGCTGGAGAAGAAGTAACCTTTCTTGACTTAATGGAATCAGAAAGAAGTCTCCTCGAACGGATTCGTCGTTGGTTTACCGAACCGATTTAA
- the minE gene encoding cell division topological specificity factor MinE, with protein sequence MMGLLKRIFNRNTPASSRYQAKQRLKLIIAHDRSGLSKETLDKMVEEILQVVARYVEIDLDNIEFNLENEEGITILTANFPIRRVKNQIQKPNIKQP encoded by the coding sequence ATGATGGGACTTCTAAAACGAATTTTTAATCGCAATACTCCCGCCAGTAGTCGATACCAAGCCAAACAGCGCTTAAAACTGATTATCGCTCATGATCGATCGGGATTAAGCAAAGAAACCCTCGACAAAATGGTAGAAGAAATCTTACAAGTCGTCGCTCGTTATGTGGAAATTGACCTCGATAACATCGAATTTAATCTCGAAAACGAAGAAGGAATCACCATCCTGACGGCCAACTTTCCCATTCGTCGCGTCAAAAACCAAATCCAAAAACCAAATATCAAACAACCTTAA
- a CDS encoding chloride channel protein, with product MGISAGLLGVLFNRGILFSLRCYQNLSFPLPLRIAVAGLISGSIVAALPPFFRDNAGLRDFLITGEGGWQLTAIALIAYFILTLVAYGSGAPGGLFSPALVLGSALGYLIGVAEVSILEFGSANTYALAGMGAMFTAVVRVPVTAIIIIFELTANFELVLPLMITCATAYVVAEGLASGSLYQRLLAAKGINLREEAQVDPLLARLTAEQVMQSSVDTLSPDLTLDETCQAFSRSPHRGFPVVEQGRLVGMITQTDLGKFMSRSQPLTLQDMMTKRPMSVSPTAPLQEVLYLLNRYQLSHLPVTKRERLVGIITRSDIIRAEVEELHDPKRIPSGMEQRVTGEPSYIIYQTRSPAVGKGRILLPLANPDTVASLTEFGSAIAQFSQAELELLHLIKVPRHLAPDQVWVDDTIGRKLLQQGETIANQYKIPIHTQIRTTHERSEAILEVIQERKISLLILGWKGTKNIFTGHLFGKIASKLIRRANCDLVLIKRSEDQKQREKEYTRWLIPLAMENTQVEQLLALLPQLSALFPNPEYILCGVTANSETNDTQTLLETRAEALQKQLESPVESIGLSPPSQENQVLQLAREKACDVIVLLTNLQIASRSLILEPSDENNLPAMIANRFQGTVILVRPAPKT from the coding sequence TTGGGAATCAGTGCAGGATTACTGGGGGTTTTATTTAATCGTGGGATTTTATTCAGTCTTCGCTGTTATCAAAATTTATCTTTCCCCCTCCCGTTACGGATTGCCGTCGCTGGCTTGATTTCTGGCTCGATCGTCGCCGCTTTACCGCCGTTTTTCCGCGATAATGCAGGATTACGGGATTTTTTAATTACAGGTGAGGGGGGATGGCAACTCACAGCGATCGCGCTCATTGCTTATTTTATCCTCACCTTAGTTGCTTATGGCTCTGGCGCACCAGGGGGATTATTTTCTCCCGCACTGGTTTTAGGCTCGGCGTTAGGCTATCTCATCGGAGTTGCTGAAGTTTCGATATTAGAGTTTGGCAGTGCCAACACCTATGCTTTAGCAGGGATGGGAGCAATGTTTACCGCCGTTGTGCGAGTGCCAGTGACGGCAATTATTATTATTTTTGAACTGACAGCAAACTTTGAGTTAGTCTTACCGTTGATGATTACTTGCGCCACTGCTTATGTTGTCGCCGAAGGGCTTGCTAGTGGCTCGCTCTACCAACGCTTATTAGCAGCAAAAGGCATCAATTTACGGGAAGAAGCACAAGTTGATCCCCTTTTAGCTCGTCTCACCGCAGAGCAAGTGATGCAGTCTTCTGTTGATACGCTATCACCCGATTTAACTTTAGATGAAACCTGTCAGGCGTTTTCTCGCTCTCCCCATCGGGGTTTTCCAGTGGTAGAGCAAGGAAGGCTTGTGGGAATGATTACGCAAACCGATTTAGGTAAGTTTATGAGTCGCTCACAACCGCTTACTCTTCAAGATATGATGACAAAGCGACCAATGAGCGTTAGCCCCACCGCGCCTTTACAAGAGGTGCTTTATCTCCTCAACCGCTATCAATTATCCCATTTGCCTGTAACGAAACGAGAACGTCTGGTGGGGATTATTACTCGCAGTGATATTATTCGCGCCGAAGTGGAAGAGTTACATGATCCGAAGCGTATTCCCTCTGGGATGGAACAACGAGTAACGGGTGAGCCTTCTTATATTATCTATCAAACGCGATCGCCAGCAGTGGGAAAAGGACGGATTTTGCTTCCTCTGGCGAATCCCGATACAGTGGCAAGTTTAACCGAATTTGGGAGCGCGATCGCCCAATTTTCCCAAGCCGAATTAGAATTATTACATCTCATTAAAGTGCCGCGTCATCTCGCTCCTGATCAAGTTTGGGTGGATGACACGATCGGGCGCAAATTATTACAACAGGGAGAAACCATTGCCAATCAGTATAAAATTCCGATTCACACCCAAATTCGCACCACCCATGAGCGCAGTGAAGCGATTTTAGAAGTCATCCAAGAACGGAAAATTTCCCTTTTGATCCTCGGTTGGAAAGGAACAAAAAACATTTTTACGGGACATTTATTTGGGAAAATTGCCAGTAAACTGATCCGACGAGCGAACTGTGATTTAGTCTTAATCAAAAGGAGTGAAGATCAAAAACAGAGGGAAAAAGAATACACTCGTTGGTTGATTCCTCTGGCTATGGAAAACACCCAAGTTGAGCAATTATTAGCCTTATTACCTCAATTAAGTGCTTTATTTCCCAATCCCGAATATATTTTATGTGGCGTTACTGCTAATTCTGAAACAAACGATACACAAACCCTCCTCGAAACCAGAGCCGAAGCATTACAGAAACAATTAGAAAGCCCTGTAGAAAGTATTGGTTTGTCTCCTCCCTCCCAAGAAAATCAGGTGTTACAATTAGCACGAGAAAAAGCCTGTGATGTTATTGTTTTATTGACTAACTTACAGATTGCCTCTCGCTCTTTAATTTTAGAACCTAGTGATGAGAATAATCTTCCAGCAATGATCGCGAATCGTTTTCAGGGAACAGTGATTTTAGTTCGTCCTGCTCCGAAAACATAA
- a CDS encoding chloride channel protein, translating to MFKFLRLRPVDQRYALLEACLIGVISALAAIALKGGIGWLGGYRVQMANEHGWLVLPLAGFLFGGLTGVCLQWLAPDVGGGGIPQVKAVLAQFPMSLSLRSALVKMLGTIFILGAGFTLGRRGPTVHMGAALAAQLTVWLPTSPQHRRQMIAAGAAAGLAAGFNTPIAGIVFVIEELMRDISGFTLETAILASFTGAVVSRLFGASDVNLSGLVSQKGWDVTFVSQEIPFFYCWESVQDYWGFYLIVGFYSVFAVIKIYLSPSRYGLPSLA from the coding sequence TTGTTTAAATTCCTCCGCTTACGCCCAGTGGATCAACGTTATGCTCTCCTAGAAGCCTGTCTGATTGGAGTGATCTCCGCACTGGCAGCGATCGCCCTCAAAGGAGGAATTGGTTGGCTGGGGGGGTATCGTGTGCAAATGGCAAACGAACACGGTTGGCTGGTGCTTCCTCTCGCTGGTTTTTTGTTTGGTGGGTTGACAGGGGTTTGTTTACAATGGTTAGCACCAGATGTAGGCGGTGGCGGGATTCCGCAAGTGAAAGCGGTTTTAGCCCAATTTCCCATGTCTCTTTCGCTGCGATCGGCATTGGTGAAAATGTTAGGGACAATTTTTATTCTCGGTGCTGGCTTTACTCTCGGAAGACGCGGCCCCACTGTTCACATGGGAGCAGCTTTAGCAGCGCAGTTAACGGTTTGGCTACCCACTTCTCCTCAACATCGTCGCCAAATGATCGCCGCTGGAGCCGCTGCGGGATTAGCTGCCGGGTTTAACACTCCCATTGCAGGGATTGTGTTTGTTATTGAGGAGTTGATGCGAGATATTTCTGGATTTACCCTCGAAACTGCCATTCTCGCCTCTTTTACGGGAGCAGTGGTTTCGCGGTTGTTTGGCGCATCGGATGTTAATTTATCAGGGTTAGTTTCCCAAAAAGGATGGGATGTAACGTTTGTATCGCAAGAGATTCCTTTTTTTTACTGTTGGGAATCAGTGCAGGATTACTGGGGGTTTTATTTAATCGTGGGATTTTATTCAGTCTTCGCTGTTATCAAAATTTATCTTTCCCCCTCCCGTTACGGATTGCCGTCGCTGGCTTGA
- a CDS encoding carotenoid oxygenase family protein, with the protein MRLNDFNIIDCSPFIALETVTKLPNLSLIVSYETKSLVSGFRKILAGRYLVFFVPPVRVALLPALLGFKSFSNAMTWKPELGTEMIVLDRATTANLSFISGSLNQ; encoded by the coding sequence ATGAGACTGAATGATTTTAACATTATTGATTGTTCACCGTTCATTGCTTTAGAGACAGTTACAAAATTGCCCAACCTTTCCTTAATTGTATCTTATGAGACAAAATCTCTGGTTTCAGGCTTTAGAAAAATTCTCGCAGGGCGTTATTTGGTGTTTTTTGTGCCGCCGGTGCGTGTGGCGTTGCTTCCCGCGTTGTTGGGATTTAAAAGTTTTAGTAATGCCATGACATGGAAGCCAGAATTGGGAACGGAAATGATTGTTCTCGATCGAGCCACTACCGCCAATTTGTCGTTTATATCAGGTTCGCTCAATCAATGA
- a CDS encoding sulfite exporter TauE/SafE family protein, which yields MIIFGLLGASFIGWFVSSLAGGGSPLILIPVMSLFLEASVIPPILTIGMLFGNGQRVALYWQEIDLELTYWYLPGAILGAILGVFLFTKLQLEWLSLLLGLFLIISIFTYKLAEQSTLLKIKAWYFLPAGFVYAFLSGLIGSTGPLLNPLYLNYGLEKEKMIGTKSTHVLVVHLIKIIAYAGFGVLSSPIIGYGLLIGVGAFPGNWLGQKVLARIEERRFRQIAIAFILISGVMLVWNQRKVLTFIY from the coding sequence ATCATTATTTTTGGGTTATTAGGCGCAAGTTTTATCGGTTGGTTTGTCAGCAGTTTAGCTGGTGGCGGTAGCCCTCTTATTTTAATTCCTGTGATGAGTTTGTTTTTAGAAGCATCAGTTATTCCGCCCATTCTCACGATCGGAATGTTATTTGGTAACGGACAAAGAGTTGCTTTATATTGGCAGGAAATTGATTTAGAATTAACGTATTGGTATCTCCCAGGGGCGATTTTAGGGGCGATTTTAGGGGTTTTTCTATTTACGAAATTACAACTAGAATGGTTAAGTTTGTTATTAGGTCTCTTCTTAATTATTTCTATTTTTACTTACAAACTTGCGGAACAGTCAACTTTATTAAAAATTAAAGCATGGTATTTTTTACCCGCAGGATTTGTTTATGCGTTCTTATCGGGATTAATTGGTAGCACGGGACCTCTACTTAATCCTTTATACTTAAATTATGGCTTAGAAAAAGAAAAAATGATCGGGACAAAATCCACTCATGTTTTAGTGGTACATCTCATTAAAATCATTGCTTATGCTGGTTTTGGTGTGTTATCTTCACCGATTATTGGCTACGGTTTATTGATTGGAGTCGGTGCTTTTCCAGGCAATTGGTTAGGACAAAAAGTTTTAGCCCGTATCGAAGAAAGACGGTTTCGACAAATTGCGATCGCGTTTATTCTGATTAGTGGTGTTATGTTAGTCTGGAATCAAAGAAAGGTTTTAACTTTTATTTATTAG
- a CDS encoding SUMF1/EgtB/PvdO family nonheme iron enzyme: MEQLTPTKLHRDAIRNALQAVRTRTLELFANLDFNTVCTQAHPDFSPVGWHLGHIAFTEGLWILEHLKGESPLYPQYRKLFAADILPKPERQNLPDMATILAYLHDIRSQVFAYLEIAPLEKQTRLWWWLLQHECQHSETMSLILQLQQLKTLPPYPITPSTTTREVIADMVKIPEGTFMMGSKVNPQDNARPRHWVDLDQYWLDRYPVTCGQYRKFIEAGGYQTRQWWSKEGWQWRQTHPVAHPLYWSESQEWDDHPVYGVNWYEAEAYANFVGKRLPTEAEWEKAARYHPHSEQATTYPWGEATPKPDHGNLNNQIGQTTPVNAYPEGKSHLGCYDLLGNVWEWTASWFSPYPDFESYPDRGYSEAYFDNQHRVLRGGSWATRPYAIESSWRNWYYPHLRQLFAGFRCAKSITT, translated from the coding sequence ATGGAACAGTTAACACCTACCAAGTTGCACCGCGATGCTATTCGTAACGCCTTACAAGCCGTGCGAACGCGAACCCTAGAATTATTTGCTAATCTCGATTTTAATACCGTTTGCACCCAAGCCCATCCCGATTTTAGTCCTGTGGGATGGCATTTAGGACATATCGCCTTTACCGAAGGTTTGTGGATACTGGAACATCTCAAAGGAGAAAGTCCGTTATATCCTCAATATCGAAAACTCTTCGCTGCTGATATTCTCCCCAAACCAGAACGACAAAACCTCCCCGATATGGCAACCATCCTCGCCTATCTCCATGATATTCGTTCTCAAGTCTTCGCTTATCTAGAAATTGCCCCCCTCGAAAAACAAACTCGTCTCTGGTGGTGGTTGCTTCAACATGAATGTCAACACAGCGAAACCATGAGTTTAATTTTGCAACTCCAACAATTAAAAACGCTTCCTCCTTACCCCATCACTCCCTCTACGACAACCAGAGAAGTGATTGCAGATATGGTAAAAATTCCAGAAGGAACATTTATGATGGGAAGCAAGGTTAACCCCCAAGACAATGCTCGTCCCCGTCATTGGGTTGATTTAGATCAATACTGGCTCGATCGATATCCCGTCACCTGTGGACAATATCGGAAATTTATCGAAGCTGGCGGCTATCAAACCCGTCAATGGTGGTCAAAAGAGGGATGGCAATGGCGACAAACTCATCCCGTTGCTCACCCATTATACTGGTCAGAAAGTCAAGAATGGGACGATCATCCCGTGTATGGAGTGAACTGGTATGAAGCCGAAGCATACGCCAACTTTGTGGGGAAACGTCTTCCCACCGAAGCGGAATGGGAAAAAGCCGCCCGTTACCATCCCCACAGCGAACAAGCCACCACCTATCCCTGGGGAGAAGCCACTCCCAAACCAGATCATGGCAACTTGAATAACCAAATCGGACAAACCACACCAGTTAACGCCTATCCCGAAGGGAAAAGCCACTTGGGTTGCTACGATCTTCTTGGTAATGTTTGGGAATGGACTGCGTCTTGGTTTTCTCCCTATCCAGACTTTGAATCTTATCCCGATCGAGGCTATTCCGAAGCCTATTTCGACAATCAGCATCGAGTGTTACGGGGAGGAAGTTGGGCAACTCGCCCTTACGCCATAGAGAGTAGTTGGCGCAATTGGTACTATCCTCATTTACGTCAACTTTTTGCTGGTTTTCGCTGTGCTAAATCCATTACAACATGA